The sequence below is a genomic window from Brachyhypopomus gauderio isolate BG-103 chromosome 5, BGAUD_0.2, whole genome shotgun sequence.
CTGGCTGCTAATTAGGCTCTTCGTGCTGAAGTGATGTGATTCGCCACACACCGCTGAGTCAAAAGCAgatgcagttcactggcccttCAGCGTCGACCTACAAACACGTGCCCCTTCACCAGATTTTAACCACTTTTTTAAAAATCGTAAAATCTGGTTGAATTGAATGCGTGCTTATTGTAGTAAAGTTCACGAAGCTTTGTTGTGAATGTAATGTGAATGGACAACACTTGTAAATGGGTCAGGGTTTGTCAGGCATCCCTTCTGTGGTCAAAGGAATGCCGTTGGAATAATTTTGAACATTGCATCAAATGCAGTGGTCTAGGTAGGTCCGTGCACGAGGTGCTGTACAACGTTCGTGCCAGGGCTCAGACTGGAAGCTTGACCTCTCTGTGTTGTGCTCACGGCACTGTGCTCAGAGGTGTGGAGTCAGCCAGTTGTGTGGAGCATAAAAATTCTTTGCGGCCATTGGAGAGTTCACTGGCAGAGTAAATATATGGCCGCTAGCATGGAGAGTCAGCCTTTCTCCACTTCACATGCTCTCACTCAGCAGAACTGGATGTGTTATGGCCCGGACCCTGTAAGGGTACATGCAGTACTGTTCAGGCGTCCCGCAGAGCTGCAGGTCTACCTCCTGCGGGGTCTCAGACTCTGCGTTTGGCATCCATTGTCCCGCAGGGGCAAATGTCTGGAGCTCAATGTTGTGTCGGTGCTTTTACCTGGATGTTTTCTGCACTGATTCTCCTCCATGTTCCACAGGAAAACCCATTCAGGGACAGGATCGTAGAGTCCTTCTCTGAGGATGGTCTGGGTAACCTCAGCTTCAATGACTTTGTGGACATGTTCTCAGTTCTGAGCGAGATGGCCCCCAGAGAGCTAAAGGCTATTTACGCTTTCAAAATATATGGTAAAAAATATTCATTTTATTAGCCTGTTCCTACAAATTCCATAATGCCTTTCCTTACAGAAGTGTAACTGCTCAATATTGTGTTTTTTAGTGGCCCTAAAAACTgacatttattttacagttttttcaaACTGTTTTATTTCATAATAATGCTGTAACATTATAACAGTATAAGAAAAAGCAACCATTAATTCCATATTCCTAATTGCATTTTCTTTGTAGATTTCAATGTGGATAATTATATCTGCAAGGAGGACCTTGAGAAGACCCTGAACAAGCTGACCAAGGAGGAGTTGACTCCAGAGGAGGTGACCCTGGTGTGTGAGAAGGCCATCGAGGAAGCCGACCTGGACGGAGACAGCAAGCTCTCCTTTGCTGACTTTGAGAACATGATCTCCAGGGCTCCTGACTTTTTAAGGTATAGAACATTAGTTACTAAAAGACTTGGCGTGTGGTGTCGAGCTTAACGTGTGGGTTTATCTGTCCATGTGAGAGAGGATCTATAGAACAGAGGGCTGGAATCGAGGGGTGGagtcttttctctccctctgtcctgtcATTACTGCCTCTCCCTGGCGTGATGATGAACACGGCTTGTTAATCTGGCTACTGGTGATGTTAATCCTATCATTTGCACCTTGCCTTCATCAGAATGTAGTCACTGTAGTCACTCATTAGAATGCAGCCAGGCTGCCAGAGCTGCCCTATACACAGTGCACATTCATCACCAGACACGCTAATGTTGGTGTAATGCGAGCCATAGATTAGTATTTAAACCTGCTCTTGCAAGTCTATGTCAGCTATTAAAGTAATACATCACTTAAACATGTTAATGTTGATAATAATGTGTGAAACTTAGTGGCTGCCAGTTAACATTATGCAAATGAGGTGATTCTAACTGCTgcctgtttgttgtttgtttgtatttattCTTATGCACATTCTGGGGGTTTGCTGACAGTCGCATCATCACTACAGTGTTGAAAACGAGTTGTGAGATATTTGAAACTGTTCCTCTTATTTTGAATGCTCTCCTGCCTTGTTATAGGATAACAAGACATTTTTGCCAAAAAGATTTGTCAATTTAATTGTCCTTAAATACATAGCTAACATTATTAACTGGTAAGAGAATAGTCAGCCCGCTGTCTTTAATCAGCCTGTTTGTGCTGAAGCTTCAAGCACTGTCTGAATTGTATGCCTCCTACTGTAATTTGACTGTGAAGCGTTCCAGTGCGTTTTATGGACCAGCCATTCCTCTGCACGACATTTACAAGCTGCTGGGACTACACAGCTGTGCCTGAGCACCACGGAGGGAGGGACAGTGGCAGAAGGCTGATGGGCCATCGCTCTGTGATGCTAAATCCATGTCTCTGTATCTGAGACACAGGAGCATCACCAAGATTAAATGAGCCAGAGTTAAAATTACTCATGTGGAGGACTTTTATTCTGCTCTCTTTAGGGTATTTAACTCAGATCTAGTAATTTTAGTAAGTACTGACAATTAAATAAAAGGCATTTTTTCATATATTTCGTATTGTCTTGCTGCTAGCATATAGTTTAAAATGAGAAGTTTGTAATGAGGAAAATCACCTCATTTGTTTATTGTGCCTGTACGTGTGGTTGGCAGTAAGGTGACAactaagacagagagagaacaatctagaacaggcgtactcaactaactttgtccgcggtccaattttggcagatacctgtgccctgaggtccggtgcggcgggggtggcgaacgttagttgtttggggggggggggggggggggggggggggggacgaacGGTGCGCGttcggtggaggcgtttatactttcgcgagcgtcactgcagtgttctccgaaacgataggcgttttgtccgaaacgatatgtggtagaaacacccctcaaaacaggggaatgaacatttacctgaccaattttaatgttgctatatgtttcaagtttgaaaagtgctggaatttaggttaaagtactttaaaatgcttgaaattgtaactacttggtttcacaacaaatatctgtctgactgaatagttctcttgtattaggttaacaaatacgagcctcttgtaattccaggacgaaacatgagagaacgtgaagacgtgaagattgggcgtttttaaaataaacaaccattaaataatgtgataaaaagcgaattatttcgagtatatgtataaatatttaacttaattatgtttaacatgctgggaaatattgaaatggaccttgaaagtgacgtacaagtgctttaattccaccttataaaggtgtatgaaccctgaaaacgtgactttgttcattgcgctgaagcgcggcgcgaagttacaaaattcgagaggtgcacgacctctcgaaccgacagcgcgcgaggcactcgcgcacacgcggagccacagcgattacgtcattttcgccgcgcggaccctcgcgccgctcgcgaagcgtcaaccaggcattCTTGTTGTTGAGggttggtggcgaacgtaagttgttgagcgggggtggcaaacgtaacactcgtgacggagtgttttttcaatagccctgaaataaatgctacggttttgttttggtccgtatccagttaatcaggaatgagattgggtccggacaggactgcgttcgggtccggatccggaccgcggtccgccagttgagtacccctgatctagaaTGTTCTATAAAAGCGCTTTGCTATGTCTCGTGAAGTATAGCACACTTGTGTATGTGAGATGGCTCGTGGTTACTATGACAGTGCTATACCAAAACCTCTTAGAGAATCCAGCCAGGTAGACAAATATGAGGGTCAAGTAATGTATTACCAAATCAAGACTGAAATAGAAGAATCCATTTTACATGAACTTGTTCTACTATTTATGCCTGGTCGTTTGAACACAATGTATAATTCACAGTGAAATAGTAATTGAAATCCATCTGTTCCTCTTTTAATTTACTTAGAATTTATCTTTATATTACATTGTACGTATGCTGCCAATAGGCATATGGACAACTGCAGTCAGCTGAGTCAGACAGCATTAATGATGCTCTTTTGCAAGGTTATGACTCAGAATATAGCATTTCCTTCACTGTTTTAATGCTTTCACTACTGTTTCAAAACTCGTGACTCGTGACATATACTTCAGCACAACCCTGTTCTAGTTTACTTGGGTCAAGACATGCCATGCCAAATTATTCACCATAAACAAAGTCTTACACACGTCtctgatttttcttttttctcactCTCATATGCAGCACCTTCCATATACGGATCTGAGAGAGCCCTCGTGTCCACTGAAGGATTACTCATTTGGAATCCAACTTGACAACCTGAATCCCTCCTGCAAACCTTGGAAACAGAGGCCATAGTAGTGCCTGAGTGCTACAGCTCTGAAGAAGGTCCTGGTCCTGTCAAACAGAGCAGGATTACGGATCTCTTTGACTGCATCTACctttttttgctgttttctgTGGAAACCCATTTTACATGGAGGAGGGCtaacaaaacaataaaacgCATGACTATCTTCTTCCCACTGGAAAAGCTCCGCCAATAGCTCAGATTTTCAGAGTGGAAGACAAAGTTTGTCTGATGGACCTGCCACATGTCTGATGAACCCGTGTGGTGTTTTGCGGAAGGCTGCACTACAATGAAGACCACTTCAATGGTCGTACACTTCTGTATTGGTCAGTCTTACGATACCCATGGCACCAACAGACACACTTCAGATCGTCTCTTCTCCTGATGTCTCCTCTCATTCAGCACTGCTAAAGACATGGTGTGGAGATGAACTGAGGATggacagatgagagagagagaaagaaagagggctAAAAGCACAGCACTGGCATCACAGTcaaaaaataaacttttataCAGCTATGCAATCTTTCACTATGAAATGCATGAGTTAGGTCTACATTAGATTCACCCCGCTATAAATTGCTTTTGCTATATCTAACTCTGTTATTTCTTTTATTGCTTATAGGACTGGAGCATGACAATCACATCAAACTGTTCTCCAGTTGAACGAAGGGCTCTGTCATCTTGTCTTATATTCAGCTATTCGTAATCCTTGCATTTTACTGCACTCTTATTCCTCTTGTCCTGTAGAAATTTCACGTTAGCGTACCTCACCTATTAACGTCAGCCTTTTCCAGTATTTGATGTCATAGAGGGCATTTGACTTAACTttgaataaattattttattgtttgtcaGCTGGGTGCAGGAGTGTTTCATGCCAACTGAATTAATTTATCCCTCATGCATGAATTTGAAAATATACAATCTCATTTGTTTAtcattgatttattttttatctgCAATACCAGGCTTCAGAATTTATAACAAATATCATTATATGGATGGTCTCAATGGCTTTCACAGAAGAAAACCCAAAGAATGCTAATGACGATGTCTCAAGATCATGCATTATGTATCAGAATTTGTCATGCACTACTGAAAAACCTTGTTCTGGTCTGCTACAGCTGCACTAATATTAGTGCACATAATAGCTACGAATAGTACCTGAATTTCTTGTCAAAGCCACGGGTAAAATACACTCTCTCTACTGCTCACGAGGGGCCCCAAGCCTCTCCCAGCCCAAACCCCCAGATCCCACGGCTAACAGCGTCCGGCCGTCCCAATAAAGACAGACCAGTGATTATTCCTGCTCGCCTCCTGTCGTATAGCCCGTAATGACTTTTTAAGTTGGATGAGATCGTAAGGAGGCCCGCTGCCTCAGCACCCACAGAACGATAATACCCGCCGAGCGGAGCGTGGTAAATCTGCAGGCCACTGTCCTTGGCCATATTAGCTGGGCAGATGATTTGTAGGGAGACCCTGCATCCCTGCCCCCTGCAACAAGAACAGGGCAGAGATTGGACCCAACATGAAGTCGCGGGGTTTTTTTTCTCGGTTTGTAGATAAGAGTAAGATTTGTATGTGTGAGACCACAAAAAGCACGGTTAATTGTGGATGATCCAAACGGAGCGACTGGACTGGTGCCTTTCGTGGTCTAGGAAGCTTCTGGTATCGTCGTTAAGGTTTTCATGCTTCTGTCAAAATGGATTTCACAGGAATGTAAAATGTTCTCATTAGGTCAAGTTACAAATTGGATAGCAAA
It includes:
- the cib2 gene encoding calcium and integrin-binding family member 2 isoform X1, whose protein sequence is MGNKQTIFTDEQLDAYQDCTFFTRKEILRLHGRFHELAPHLVPMDYTDDPDVKIPLALIVNMPELKENPFRDRIVESFSEDGLGNLSFNDFVDMFSVLSEMAPRELKAIYAFKIYDFNVDNYICKEDLEKTLNKLTKEELTPEEVTLVCEKAIEEADLDGDSKLSFADFENMISRAPDFLSTFHIRI
- the cib2 gene encoding calcium and integrin-binding family member 2 isoform X2, encoding MDYTDDPDVKIPLALIVNMPELKENPFRDRIVESFSEDGLGNLSFNDFVDMFSVLSEMAPRELKAIYAFKIYDFNVDNYICKEDLEKTLNKLTKEELTPEEVTLVCEKAIEEADLDGDSKLSFADFENMISRAPDFLSTFHIRI